The Deltaproteobacteria bacterium genomic interval TAAAGGGTATCTAAAAATGTTCGACAAACTGCTTGTAAAAAAATCATTCTCGCGCGCAGCCGCCACATACGACCGCCACGCGTCATTTCAAAAGGAAATAGCCGCAGAGCTTGCCGAGCTAATCGACGCACACCCCGGGCTAACGCTTGACATCGGCTCAGGCACGGGAGCGGTCGCAAGGCTTCTAAAGAAGAAATGGCCGGACATAAACGTCTTCTCAACTGACATAGCAGAAGACATGCTAAAGGTCGCAAAGGAGAAGCTAAACGGAAGCTCCAACATGCTCGTTACCGCGGATTTCGAAAGGCTCCCGTTTGCCGCATCATGCTTTGATACCGCTCTCTCGAGCCTGTCGTATCAGTGGGCAGCGGACATTGGCGCGGCCTTCAGGGAAACACAGCGCGTGCTAAGGCCCGGCGGCCGCTTCGCGTTCTCGACACTTGGCCCGGATACCATGCGCGAGCTAAGGGAAAGTATCGGCGCTGCGATACTCGCAACAGATAAGGATGCCAGAATGCCGAGCTCCGATAACTTCGCCGCAGCCATTGACATCGAGACCGCTCTTTCGAAGGCCGGGTTTTCGGGCATACACATGGAACGAAGCACAAGAAAGCGCGCGTACAGAAGCTTTAACGAGCTGCTCTTGACGCTAAAGAAAATCGGCGCAATCGCTCCGGCAGACCCGGAAAAGGCCGTGTTCACTAGCCCTGCGCTTTTAAAGGAAGCCTCGCGTGTCTACGCCGAAAGGTTCCCCTCCCCTGACAAGACATCCATCATGGCGACATACGAGGTGTACTTCGTAACGGCCGTAAAAGACCCTATCAGCAAAACATAAAAATATACTTAATTTTCCACCCGCTTAGTGGTAAAATCCAACAATGCAGGCAACACAAGACCCTATCGAGCAACAAGATCTATTCTACCTTGCCGTGCGCCCTGTATCCGCAGAGCCCGCAATCGTTGAAACTCGCCTCGACGAGCTCGCTAACTTAACGGGCCTAAATAAGGCCGACATAAAACACCGCCTGACCGGAACATCACCGCGCGTGCTGCATACTGCAACCGACGGCAAGGAGCTTGCGAGGATAGCCTCCGCACTTCGCTCCAACAAGTACCCTGCCGTCGTTATACACAAACGTGAGATAAAGGCAGGCCCGGCCCCCATCGCGGCAAAGTCCATGAAGGACGAAGGCGGCGTAATAAGCCTCCTTGACATAAACGGCAAGACGCTTCTCTCCCTGGACAAAACGAGCAGATGTGTAGTGGCGCTCACGGCAAAGAAGATAGAGGACTTACGGCAGGCGCGCTTTATGGCAGTAACATCGCGCGGCAAGGCCTCGATATCCGAAGAGGACCTCTTGCGCTTCATCTTCGCAATGCACCCGGTGATGACCATATTTACGGCAGGAAGCGACACGCCGATAGAAATAGACTCAACGCGCTTCAACTTCACGAGCCTCGAGGGCGAAAATAAGGGCGCTGCCTCACAAAACTTCCCGGTCATACTCGGAAAAATAAAAAGCCGCGTAGCGCTGCTGCTTCTGGACACAGGATTTGGCGCGACCTCTCTGCCGTTTCTACCGGACGAGACCATAAAGAGCTTTCCCCTGTACTCGCGCTTCATATTCCTTTGCGCAAAGGGCGGGCTGTTTGCGGAGATAAAATCCACGGTCGAGATAAAAGGACAATCGCACATAGCCGCCCTCGGCGGGCTTTTCATGATAGGGCCGCTTGTCACGGGAAAGATGGACGCAAAAACAGCGCAGCAGCAGCCGATTCCCGGCAGTGCGAGCATCGCTGAGAAGATAACCGCGCAGCAAGGCGCAGCGCCGCAGACTGCGGCAGCCGGTGGCGCTATGGAGGCCGCGGTGGCCATACTTCCAGAGGCCGTGATAGTAGAGCGTCCCGGCATTTTCTCCTTAAAGGGCTACGTTCTCTCTCGCGCGCCGTGGGCCGCGCCGTTTATGCGCTCGACATGGTATGCCCTCTGGAGCGCCATTAACATAAGCATCGCCACACTGTCTCTAGCAATAGCATTCCAGGGCGAAGAACCGGCCATCGCGCTGCCAGGCGTGATATCACTCGGGCTTCTCATGTTCTCGCACTCTCTGGTGCTCATGAAAAGAAAGCGCGACTTCGAGAACTGCCCGACGAGCAAGATAGGCACCATGCCCATGGGCGAGGTCGAGGTGCAGGGCACTGCCAGGATGCGCTACCTTCTAAAGGCCCCGTTCTCGCTTGTCGAATGCGTGCACTTTCGCTACGAAGTATACAAGGTAGTGCGCTCAAATAAATCCACCAGAGAAGTGCTCGTAGAATCCGGCTACAGCGGCAACGTCCCGTTTATCATAGAAGACGAGAGCGGAACAACACAGGTGCTACCCAAGGGCGCGCTCCTTCATGCCGGATTCAAGAGCACGTACTCGGGTTCGCAGTATCAGCAACTCCTTGCCGCAAGGATGATAACAGGCGATAAAATTGTTGAAACAATCGTTACCCCCGGAACGAACCTCTACGTCAAAGGGTACGCGCACAGGAGAAAGTCCTCTGCCGAGGAAAAAACGAAAAAGCGGCTCGCCAAGCTCCAGGAACTTAAGGCAGACCCCATGAAGATGGCGAAGTTCGACAAAGATAACGACGGCAAACTGAATTCAAGCGAATGGGACACGGCGGTAAAGCACTTGGATGACGAGCTCATGGCCGAGGTTATGAAAGAAGGAAGCGCAAAGGACGCCGTGGCCATAGGCGAACACCCATCGGGCGGGCTCTTCTATATCTCGGATAAGTCGGAAGAAGAACTTTTATCTTCCATGAAGTTCAAGATACCGGTTCTCCTTGGCGGAGGGATACTGCTGACAAGTACCGGCATATTTTTTATCGTACAGCTTGGCATCGCGCAGGAGATTGCAAAATACATCATGGAATTCTTCCGGTAATAACCGCCAGGCATCTATTTTCCGTTGCAATCGGACGCGTCTAAAAACGCATCAAGAATATCGATAACGATTGTAACAGCGGCAAATACTGCATAAAGATACGCTGCCCTGCCCCATGGAACAACGGGAAGATTCTTTATTTTAAAACAACTCTTTGGTACAATTTTGCCATGCAAGCCACCTTTAGACAGCACGACCTCTTCCATCTTGTTGTGCGCCCGGTATCGGCTGAGCCAGATACCGTAGCAAAGCACCTTGACAAACTCACAACCATAACCGGCCTCAAAAAAGGCGACATACTCCGGAGCATGACCGGCTTCTCTCCCAGAATACTGCTCTCATCGACTGACGGCAAGAAACTGATGGATCTGGCATCAGCTTTACGGGCAGACAAATACCTTGCCACCGTGATACACGATGGAGACATAAACACCGCTCCACCCCCTATACGTGCGGCATACATAAAAGACGAAGGCGAGACAATAAGCCTTCTGAACAATAAAGGAGAAGTCATACTGACGATAGACCAAACAACGCTGTGCATAGCCGTGCTCACGGCGCAAAAAACCGAGGACTTGAAACAAGAGAGCATTACCAAGGCCGCGGCGGGCGGCAAAGCCGGAAAGCCAACCGAAGACCTTTTAAAGTGCATATTCGCAATGTCCCCCATGATGACAGTATTCAGCGCAAGCAGCGACACACCAATCGAGATAGACTCAACACACTTCGACTTTACCGGTCTCGTCCGCTGTAAAAATAACGACGCGGAACAGAACTTCCCGGTCATTCTCGAAATGATAAACAATAGCGCCGACCTTTTCCTCCTCGACGCATACTTTGGCGACACATCGCTGCCCTTTATTCATGGCGACTCGACTAAGGACTTCAGGCTTTACTCACGCTTCATACTCCTTTGCGCAAAGAACGGGCTTTTCTCGGAAATGGAAGCGATACTGCTGACAGACCATTATTCGCCGCTTGCGGCCTTTGACGGACTTCTCATAACAGGGCCGTTGTTTCAAGAGGAGATAGAGATAAAAATACCGACACCGCCGCCTTTTGACACTGAAAATGCCGCCCAAAAAACGGCCTTGCCGCAAGAAACGTCTTTCATGGATGAAATAAATAAAGCCCAAGAAGCAATACCTGGGGCCATAATAATGGACCGCAGCATAGACGGCTCCATACTAAACCGCGTCCCCTGGGCAGCGCCGTTAATGAGACCGACATGGTACGGCAGATGGACATCTGTCACGTTGAGCCTCCTCGTCCTATCGCCCGTCATAGTGTTATTCACGAAAAACTCCATTCCGGTATTCCTTGGCCTCCTATCGCTCGGGCTTGTCATGTTTTCGCACTCTCTGGTGCTCATAAAAAGAAAGCGCGACTTAGAGAACTGCCCGACAAGCAAAATCGGCACCATGCCCATGGGCGAGGTCGAGGTGCAGGGTACCGCAAGAATGCACTACCTTCTTAAAGCCCCGTTCTCAAAAAGAACATGCGTGTACTTCAAATACGAAATATACACAACCGATCTTCCGCGCGAAACAATCATAGAGGTCGGCTATAGCGGCAACGTCCCCTTCATAATAGAGGACGACAGCGGCAAAGCCCTAGTGCTGCCAAAAGGCGCCATCCTGCAGACAGAACTTGAAAAAACATTTTCCAGCTGGCGGCTGCGAGCGAAACTTGAATCGCTTAAAAAATACGGGGACAAAGTGGTCGAAACCATCATCAGGCCCGGGACAAACCTTTATGTAAAAGGTTATGCGCACAGAACACAGGAATCTGCCGAAAAGAGAACAGAAAAGAAACTCGCAAAACTGAGGAAACTAAAGGCCGACCAGAAGAAGATGGCAATGTTCGACAAAAATAACGATAGCAAAATCGATGCACACGAATGCTACGATATCGCAAAGCACATCGACGAGGAACTTGACGCCGAAGCCACCAAAGAAAAAAACGCAAAAGATTCGGTTGTCATCGGCGAACATCCACATGGCGGGCTCTTCTATATCTCAACCGAACCCGAAAACAAGATTATCGAGTCCATCGGGCTCAAGATACCATTTCTGCTTGCCACAGGAATACTGCTCGTAAGTACCAGCACATTGATTCTTTTGCACCCGGATATCGCGCAGGAGATCGCCAAATACGCCATAAAGTTTTTCCCACAAAAATAACCGCCAGGCATCTATTTTCCGTTGCAATTGGGCGCAGTCAAGTATATATTAGAAAGCAGACAGAACTACCCGGCCTGACGGCCTGAGACAAAAGGAGGATACGAAAATGAGCATCACACTTGCGATAATCGTTGCCGTCGCGCTTATTTTCATCGCCATGCTGTTCTACGCCGTGAGCATATATAACGGGCTCGTCACGGTAAAAAACAACGTCGAGAAGAACTGGAGCAACATCGACGTCCTCTTGAAGCAGCGCTTCGACGAAATACCAAAGCTCGTTGCCGTGTGCGAAAGATACATGAAGCACGAAGCAGAGACCCTTGAAAAGGTCACCAAGGCGCGTGCCGCCATACAGAACGCCCACGGAGTGGCCGAGCAGGGGCAGGCAGAGAACTTCCTCTCGCAGACACTAAAGAGCCTCTTTGCGGTCAGCGAGAACTATCCGGAGCTGAAGGCCGACATAGGTTTCAGGCAGCTCCAAGGCCGCGTCTCGGAGCTCGAAAACGAGATATCGGACAGAAGAGAGCTCTTCAACGACAGCGTCAACATCTACAACATACGCATAGAGCAGATCCCGGACGTTATCGTAGCCGCGCTTCTGGGATACAAGGCAAAAGAGCTCTGGAAGATAAACCCCGCGGAACGAGAGAATCAACCAATAAAGTTCTCAATGTAAAAAATCGCTTCGTAGAACGCAAAAACAAAAGGCCGGCGCTTCATGCGTCGGCCTTTTCATTTTCAGTCAAAGTAAAAGCCCTATTTGTCGAACCTGATACTCTCGGCTATCGTCCTGAAGGTTCCCTCGTAACCGGCGTAACTATCGGGTGTGGCCGTACATGTAACGACAAAGGCCTTGGCGCCATGCAATATCACGTATATAAGCGCCTTGTACTCTGCGCCCTCATACACGTGCCTGTAGACCATCCACCCTGCCTGGTTGCCGTCTATAAGCAGACTGCCGCTGTCGAGCCTGGCATAATCCGTGACCTTGGTTGCTATGCCGGCGTCCGCAGCCTTCATGTATGCGTCCACAGTCATAATCTCGCCCGAGAGCTTCTCTGTAAGAACGTTCACGTTCTCTGTCATATTATCGGCATCGTTCTCCCTTGGGCTCACGCCTATGACTATAGTATCGTACATGTTTTCCTTGAAGCCCCATGTCTTGGGGAAAGTTATTGAAAACCCGTGCTCGGCGTTCCGGTAAACATTTCCAGGCGCGCTCTGCTTCTCCTCCTTGACAGGAGCAGAAGCGCACCCTGCCAAAACAGCAGCGAGCATCGCTGTCAGCGTAAAAACAAACATTCTTCTTGCCGTATAAAAGACCATAAAACCTCCTTACCGGATTATAACGTTCTCGTGCCTCTGCAACACCGGCCCATTCCATATACCACGATAAGCGCGCATGTTCAAGCCGTATCCGCTTTCTTGTCTAAATACCCGGGAAATGCTAAACTACGGCGTATGCATTCAAAGAGCGCAAAACTCAGGGCAGCTGACAAACGTCTTATCTGGCATCCGTTTACACGGATGCTCGAATGGGAAAGCTCAACGCCCGTTGTCATAGAAAAAGGTGTTGGCTCTACCCTCATCGACACAGAAGGCAAACGCTACATCGACGCATTCTCGTCTTTATGGGTAAACGTCCACGGCCATAACAAAAGGGAAATAAACGCGTCGATAAAAAAACAGCTGGACAAGATCGCACACTCCACGCTGCTCGGGTATTCTAACGTACCATCCATAGAGCTTGCAAAGCGCCTGGTAAAAATAGCGCCAAAGGGGCTTACAAAGGTATTTTACTCCGACAACGGCTCAACTGCCGTTGAAATAGCGCTAAAGATGGCCTTTTACGCCGGAGTCAAATCCGGCAGGACGAAGTTCATAGCATTCACCGGCGCGTACCACGGCGATACCGTTGGTTCGATGAGTGTCGGAGAGATAGACGAGTTCGTGGGACGCTATAAGCCGCTCATGTTCGACAGTTTCAGGGCGCCGTACCCGCACTGCTACCGCTGCATTCTAAAAAAGGAGTATCCGTCGTGCAAGCTCGCCTGCGTAGCGGAGTTCGAGAAAATTCTTAAAAAGCACGGCAAAAAAATCGCTGCCTGCGTAATCGAGCCGCTTATCCAGGGCGCAGCAGGCATGGTCACTTCGCCACCTGGCTTTTTAAAAGAGATACGGCGGCTAACGAAAAAATACGGCGTTCTTCTTATCGCGGACGAAGTGGCCACGGGCTTTGGCCGCACAGGAAGGATGTTTGCCTGCGAGCACGAGGACGTAAGGCCTGATTTTCTCTGTCTTGCCAAAGGGCTAACCGGAGGCTATCTGCCGCTAGCCGCGACACTTACGACCGAGGCAATTTATAAAACATTTCTCGGGACAAAGGAAAGCCCGGACGCCTTTTACCACGGCCACACGTACACAGGAAACCAGCTCGGGTGCGCCGCCGCTATCGCAAGCCTCGACATATTCAAAAAAGAACAGACCATAAAAAAACTCACGCCGAAAATCAAGCTCCTCAAAGACGGCCTCGCGGCCTTCAATGGCATGGCGCACGTCGGCAACGTGAGGCAATGCGGCATGATGGCTGCAATAGAGCTCGTAAAGGACAAGAAAACAAAGCAGCCCTTCCCTGCCAGGCTTCGCGTCGCAAGGCGCGTATGCAGCGAGGCCGAGAAGATGGGCGTAATCATACGCCCGATAAACGACACCATAATCATCATACCGCCGCTTTCCATAAAAGCTGCGGAACTAAAAACTATCCTGTCGGTACTGCATAAGTCCATCAAAAAGGTCCTGCACCGGCATGACATGTACGGACAAAGGACACCATGAAAAAGCTACTTACCCTGCTCTTCGTGCTTCTCACTGCCGCACCTCCTGCATTTGCCGACGGCATTGCGGATGCAGTGGAAAAAGGCGACAAAGCAAAAACAGAAAAATTTCTAAAGGAGCCGGCAACAGACGTAAACGCAAAATTCGATAACAACGTCACGCTGCTTCACATGGCTGTATTTTTCGGGCAGAAGGATATTGCCGAACTACTTATATCGAAGAACGCGGACGTAAACGCCCAAATGCAAGACGGAACAACGCCGCTGCACATTGCGGTGCGCGCAAACCGCACGGACATAGCCTCGCTTCTTATCGCAAACGGCGCGGACATAAACGCCAAAACCAAGACCGGCACCACTGTGCTGCATAATGCCGCACTTAAAGGGCGCCCGGAAACGCTGCGGCGGCTGGCATCGAAAGGAGCCGACGTCGGCGCACGAGACAACAACAAGCTTACCGCGCTCCACATAACGGCACGCGCCGGGCACACGGAGGCTGTAAAAATACTTATCGATAACGGCGCGGACCCGAACGCAAAAGATAAAAACGGAGAAACCCCGCTCCACGGCGCAGCCGAAAACAACAACGCCGAGATCGCAAGCATTCTCATCGCAAGCAATGCCGACACTGACATAATGAGCAACAGCGGCAATACGCCGCTAACCCTGGCTAAGAGAAAAGGGCTCACCGACATCGTCGAACTCCTCGAAGCAGCCAAGCAGCCTCGTTGAACTATAAAAAATCTTTGCTATAATGTATTTATAAGCTGACAAAAACGTTTTACACTTTGGCGTAAAAGAAGGGCTTTATCTAAACCAGCCGCACAAACGGAGAAATCTTATGGGCCCCAAAGGCATCTTCATAACAGGCACAGATACCCAAGTCGGAAAAACATTCGTTGCATGCGCCCTTGCCTCGGCATACAGGGCAGCGGGTAAAAAAGTCGGCGTGATGAAGCCGGTTGAGACCGGGTGCAAGGGCTCTAACGGAGAGCTCATTCCCGCAGACGCCCTTATGCTAAAGGACGCCTCGGGGTTCGACGCGCCTCTTGACCTAATAAACCCGTACCGCTTCAAAGAACCCCTTGCGCCGTCGGTAGCATCTAGGCTCGAAGGCATTACCATAGACCTAAAGAAAATCAAGAAGTGCTATAACGAAATCGCGACGCAAGCGGACGTGGTCATAGTCGAGGGCGCCGGAGGCATCCTTGTACCGCTAAACGAGGACGCGACAATGGCGGACCTGATAAAATACCTTGGCCTTCCAATCATCATCGTATCCAGCTCGCGGCTTGGCTGCATAAACCACACGCTCCTTACCATACGCCACGCAGAGAGCATGGACATCAAGGTAAACGGCGTTGTGCTAAACCATCCGGACGGCTTACTTGACGACAGCCGCATGCACAACTGCCAGGAGCTAAGAAGCCGCGGAGTACGCATCATCGGCGAGATGCCAAACATAATCGACAAAGACCACCCCGAAGAAAAAGCGGCAAAAATATTCACCCAGGCTTCGCTCTAAGATTCGCGCGCGCAAAAGCGCGCACCACAAAAACAACGCGGCCCTTTGCCATGAGGCAAAGGGCCGCGGTCCTTTTACAGTCTATGCTTGTCTCTTAAGCAGCGCCCTTGGTGTAGTTTAGCGTGCCGCCTACGAGGATAAGCTCCACCTGGCGAGGAGTAAAGCCGTGCTTTAGCTTTATCTCTTTACCCTTGGTGACGTTCTTAAGTGTCACCGTGTCCTTCGAAAGGCCGCTTGTCAGGCCCGAAAGCTCGAGCTCGTCGCCATCCGAGATGGAATCGTAATCAGCCGCGTTCGCAAACGT includes:
- a CDS encoding methyltransferase domain-containing protein translates to MFDKLLVKKSFSRAAATYDRHASFQKEIAAELAELIDAHPGLTLDIGSGTGAVARLLKKKWPDINVFSTDIAEDMLKVAKEKLNGSSNMLVTADFERLPFAASCFDTALSSLSYQWAADIGAAFRETQRVLRPGGRFAFSTLGPDTMRELRESIGAAILATDKDARMPSSDNFAAAIDIETALSKAGFSGIHMERSTRKRAYRSFNELLLTLKKIGAIAPADPEKAVFTSPALLKEASRVYAERFPSPDKTSIMATYEVYFVTAVKDPISKT
- a CDS encoding LemA family protein, with translation MSITLAIIVAVALIFIAMLFYAVSIYNGLVTVKNNVEKNWSNIDVLLKQRFDEIPKLVAVCERYMKHEAETLEKVTKARAAIQNAHGVAEQGQAENFLSQTLKSLFAVSENYPELKADIGFRQLQGRVSELENEISDRRELFNDSVNIYNIRIEQIPDVIVAALLGYKAKELWKINPAERENQPIKFSM
- the bioA gene encoding adenosylmethionine--8-amino-7-oxononanoate transaminase codes for the protein MHSKSAKLRAADKRLIWHPFTRMLEWESSTPVVIEKGVGSTLIDTEGKRYIDAFSSLWVNVHGHNKREINASIKKQLDKIAHSTLLGYSNVPSIELAKRLVKIAPKGLTKVFYSDNGSTAVEIALKMAFYAGVKSGRTKFIAFTGAYHGDTVGSMSVGEIDEFVGRYKPLMFDSFRAPYPHCYRCILKKEYPSCKLACVAEFEKILKKHGKKIAACVIEPLIQGAAGMVTSPPGFLKEIRRLTKKYGVLLIADEVATGFGRTGRMFACEHEDVRPDFLCLAKGLTGGYLPLAATLTTEAIYKTFLGTKESPDAFYHGHTYTGNQLGCAAAIASLDIFKKEQTIKKLTPKIKLLKDGLAAFNGMAHVGNVRQCGMMAAIELVKDKKTKQPFPARLRVARRVCSEAEKMGVIIRPINDTIIIIPPLSIKAAELKTILSVLHKSIKKVLHRHDMYGQRTP
- a CDS encoding ankyrin repeat domain-containing protein is translated as MKKLLTLLFVLLTAAPPAFADGIADAVEKGDKAKTEKFLKEPATDVNAKFDNNVTLLHMAVFFGQKDIAELLISKNADVNAQMQDGTTPLHIAVRANRTDIASLLIANGADINAKTKTGTTVLHNAALKGRPETLRRLASKGADVGARDNNKLTALHITARAGHTEAVKILIDNGADPNAKDKNGETPLHGAAENNNAEIASILIASNADTDIMSNSGNTPLTLAKRKGLTDIVELLEAAKQPR
- the bioD gene encoding dethiobiotin synthase, with product MGPKGIFITGTDTQVGKTFVACALASAYRAAGKKVGVMKPVETGCKGSNGELIPADALMLKDASGFDAPLDLINPYRFKEPLAPSVASRLEGITIDLKKIKKCYNEIATQADVVIVEGAGGILVPLNEDATMADLIKYLGLPIIIVSSSRLGCINHTLLTIRHAESMDIKVNGVVLNHPDGLLDDSRMHNCQELRSRGVRIIGEMPNIIDKDHPEEKAAKIFTQASL